GGTGTGGCTCCGCCCGTGGAGAACCCTGTTGACGTCTTCACAAAATCGGCTCCCGCTTTCACGGACAGCTGGCACGCACGTACCTTCTCTTCTTCTGTCAGAAGGCTTGTCTCAATAATAACCTTGACCAGGGCTTTGCCCTTTGCTGCATCCACTACAGCCTGAATATCGTTCAACACAAGCTCATCGTTACGATCTTTGAGCGCACCGATGTTGATGACCATATCAACCTCCGTAGCCCCGTTCGCGATAGCATCCTTCACTTCAAAAGCTTTTACTGCGGATGTCGTAGCTCCCAGAGGAAAACCGATGACCGTGCATACTTTGACGTTGGTGTCCGCCAGCTGCTCAGCACAGTAGGATACCCAAGTCGGGTTCACGCAAACCGAAGCAAATCCGTACTTTTTGGCCTCTTCCGTAATTTTCGCAATCTCGGCTTGGGTTGCATCCGCCTTCAAGAGCGTGTGGTCGATCATTCCTGCTATATTCATCTGGTTAAAACACTCCTTAATCTGTTTTTTTAGTAATTTGTAAAAGCGCTATCATAACGCTTAATCCTTTAGACGGGACCATCATATCACAGCCTTGAACATATGTAAAACACATATTGAAAATATGTTCATTCCGATTTATGGCAATGATATTTATCATTGTTAACTAAAACGACAAGCCCTCATTCAGGAATAATCTAACAATTCCCTCCGTTTACTATGCTCTATACCCGATCAGGGTAAACAGAAACAAAGAATCGGCCTCCTATTAAGCAAGGGTCATCAATTATCTGCGCACAAAAAACACCCCGTCCAGGTAAGTTTGAAGCCGTAACCGGTTCGAATCTCCCTGAACGAGGTGCTGTAAATTTTGACAATATGTCAAACTTTTTATGATAACAAAGCTTGCGCCGTAAACTGGTCCGTCACCAGGATGTTTGCATATTTGCCGATTAGCGCGGCTCGAAT
This Paenibacillus sp. JZ16 DNA region includes the following protein-coding sequences:
- the deoC gene encoding deoxyribose-phosphate aldolase, translating into MNIAGMIDHTLLKADATQAEIAKITEEAKKYGFASVCVNPTWVSYCAEQLADTNVKVCTVIGFPLGATTSAVKAFEVKDAIANGATEVDMVINIGALKDRNDELVLNDIQAVVDAAKGKALVKVIIETSLLTEEEKVRACQLSVKAGADFVKTSTGFSTGGATPEDVALMRKTVGENTGVKASGGVRSKEDMDRMIEAGATRIGASSGVKIMEGGQSSSSY